caggcgtcccaccctccccaccctctttGTTTATATCTTACtatattttcccctcccttcctttatcttcattttttgtttcttaaattccatatatgagtgagatcatatgataattgtctttgtcttatttcgcttagcataataccctctagttccatccacgtcattgcaaatgccaagattttttttgatggctaagtagtattcctgtgtgtgtgtaatgaatatttaaagtCTTATGTTGAtctgccttattattttttttaaaagattttatttattcatgagagacacacagagaggcagagacaggcagagggaaaagcaggcagtTCTCATGgcaaacctgatgtgggatttcatcccaggaacctggaatgacgacctgagctaaaggcagatgctcaaccactgacccacccaggcgtccctgttgatCTCCCTTTAAAGTCTAACTATTGCCAAAGGAGTATTTACAAATAAGGCTATAGTTTAAGGGGACATGGTGGTATGTGGAAAACTCTTTTCTTCCTTGAATATTCAGTTTTTAATACTAACTTATATGTATCTGAGACTTTCCCCTAAAATTTCTCTTCAGAAAGGATATTTATACTTGAGCCCTTAAGTTTCTCATTATGGGtgctcttaattattttatttttgaccaCAAAAGCCATTAGTTCAAAGCAGCCTCAATTGATGTTTTGGATAATTATGGAGGTcatttcacagaatttttttttttagcttaacaCAGATTTAGCAGTTATTCCTGGAGGCATAATCTCACAATTGCAAATATTGGCTGTCCTCAAACAAGTGCTTACGTTGCAGAGATGAGGAGTGATCCTACAGGATGAATGGAAATACCATTTTCTAAAGTAATGTGTGAATTGGTAGTTGTGAAGTCCTTTATTCAGTAGCGATGTTCTCTGGAACATCATTTTAAGTGGCTCAAAAATTGTGGTTCTAGCCACAATGAAATCATTAGGTTACAGATGCATGATCATCCTCATAGTTCATTGAGGTCTTTTCTCAAATGTCTCATCAGACGTTTGCTATGAGCATCCTATCTAAAGTAGCAtcccggggctcctgggtggctcagttggttgagtatccgactcttggttttggcttaggtcgtgatctaaGGAGGGGAGGTTgttggattgagtcctgtgtcaggttcagtggacagtctgcttgagattctctccctccgtccctccccctactcatgggAATTGCatgcacacttgctctctctttctctaaaataaatcttaaagtagCATCCTCCATTACCTGGCACATAAGATATTCAGTATCTATTAaaagaatgtataaataataGGAATAGAATTATTTCATGAATGTGAATAGAtaatgtttaaattaattttgtatgtacTAATATATGCAAGTAAATTATAAGTAGATATTTGGCTATTTTACTTACATCTTCTAAACTTAGGTTTTCCATTTGGGAAGAAGGGTAGCCTCGTTTGGCTCAGTTGTCATATCCAAATACTTATTCAAAAGCTTAagaaatttcatgaaaatttatTGCAATAATAATCCAgcctttctaaataaataataattttaaggtTGCTGTCTATATGGAAAGAATTTACAAATAAGATCTGTAATGGCCAGTTTTAATGTAAATAATGGTATACTGAGACTACAAAACTCCATTGAATACAGAATATAGCCTAGAGTATTGAAGtctattaattatatatattgtgtattgTTCCtgttatacaaataaatatatttatttgcacatCAAGAATGATATTAGTTATGTAGCCTTCATGTGGAAATACTTCACAATATTCCAACACAAAATGCGAGTTTTTCAgtaaagattttatctttgaaaagttGGTCAAATATGCTAAAGTTAAGGCAGAGTAAAACAATCTCCTACCTCTCCAAGGTCCCCTCCTACCCACTAAgccaaaaaataagaaacaagaaaaatattaccCCCAAAaaacagatgtttaaaaaataatcattttctctgtgttttaaaatttaggaaCAAGTTCCAGTTCCAGTCTATCATCCAACACCAAGTCAGACTCGCCTAGCAACTCAGCTGACTGAAGAGGAACAAATTAGGATAGCTCAAAGAATAGGCCTTATACAACATCTGCCTAAAGGAGTTTATGACCCTGGAAGGGatggatcagaaaaaaagatCCGGGAGTAAGTTTTAATTTATACATGTTTCAAAggtccatctccagaattttgcttttgaaaaataatctccTGGATTTTAGAAGTTAGATATTTAAGATAATCATTTCATGCAAGAGAATGTTGAGTTACAGTAATTAAGAATTTTCGGTAAAAAGATAGCTAAGAAATGGTGTGAATTCTGACCATATTATATGTTGTCTGTGTCCACTTGGATGACAGTTGATGTCAGTTAAAATGATTCATGTGTGATTGTGCTGGTGGCCTTGTCAGttaggaaagcaatttggcaatatgtcAAGGACCTTCTCAGATCTATACTGTTTGAGACCGTCAGCTCTAGAGATCTGTCCTAAAGTGTGTACCTCAGTCCAACTCCTAgtgctttatatataaagatattcacCATGGTTTTACTTAAGAGTAGAAGTATAGTTAATCGTGGCATAGGAAAACTTTGGTAGATTATGCAGTATTAAAATTGTTAAGGAGTTTTAGTGACAATGAGGAAAatcttaaatccttttttaatttgaggaataATTTTATTAAGCCTGATGAGTTGAATATCAAATTTTACTTCTGGGAAGTTTTTGTCCTCAGATCTCATTACTGTCTGAGAATCCCTAATGAGTACTTCTTATGGGTTGAGAATGATCTTGCCAACAAAGACATACTCTACTATGTTGATGCTTAGTTGTTTTGACTCATAACACGATTTAGTGCTAGTACTTAAGAACCTGTCTTGAATACGGACTTCTGAAATCCTACAGCACTGGGTTCCTTCTTAAACCTGTAGGAAAAAATGCCGTGAATCTGAAACTAGGGTTAATGAAGAGATCTTTAGCTACAGCAGCTCAGTTAAGTAGGCTAAAATTAGTGATGGTTTTTAACAtagttattaaaatgaaaactgtctTACTCCTGGGTGTACATTAAAAACTGAGTTCATGTAAACAGAGTTGATCTGATGGCTTCCTACCTGAAGCATCACATTCTTTGGGTGTCTTGTATAATATGTAGCTATTTTACAAGTGCAGTTCTAGGAATGGACCTGATCCCCACGTGGTCCATTTCTCTTTGCTCTGTTGATAGCTCTCAAACTCCCATGAATTTCCAGCGGATCAAAATGAGAGATTGCTAATGGATTAATGCTTATTAGGAAAAATCAGTTTGCATGCTTTGGTAGGGTGACAGGCAAGCCATTTTCATCTGTTCGGATTAACAGTCTTTGTAATAGGATTTTAAAGAGTATTCTAGATACATCACTTCTCTGAAAAATGctttctgatttctctctccctcacccccaacaGGTGTGTTATCTGTATGATGGACTTTGTTTATGGGGACCCAATCCGATTTCTGCCGTGCATGCACATCTATCACCTGGACTGTATAGATGACTGGTTGATGAGATCCTTCACGTGCCCCTCTTGCATGGAGCCAGTTGATGCAGCACTGCTTTCGTCCTACGAGACTAATTGAGCCAGGGTCTCTGGTCTGACTTCAAGTGAACCATCATTTTTTGGTGGTTTTGATCTTTTGTCACTGAGCCCAAAGAGTCAGGGATTAGGAATTAAGATCATGCACAAAAGTTTCCTAAAAATTCCTGAATGGCTGCAGatgttggggaaaaaatatgtgatattttaGGAACTTAGGGGGAAAAGTAGGATGGTATTTTTATGTAAAGCCTTGACccagtgtttaaaaatataattgtatttagATCTTGTTATGCTCCAGTACATAGGAATTGTGTAAAGTGTTACAGCAGCTGTATATGTTTAAATTGTGTGTGTTGAAGATTAGGAAAAAGATAGTGGTTGTTTTTCCTAAATGAAATaactctctttttcccccccaccCAAATTCTTTTCTGAAGTTGCTGGCATTTGGGTCAAGGTTTTATTAAAAGCTACATTTTATAacactggcacaaaaaaaaagtagttttaagCTTGTTTgcacagttctttttttccattggaaatgGAATTCATTGCCTTAGGTCTTTTtaaatagtgtattattatcGTTGGGGCTGGCTCTATGCTTGAAAACCAGTTTATTTATAACCTGTTATAAGTGCTATATCTGTTTGCAGTTAGGAAATGCAGAATTCAAAGTGATCTCCTAGCTTGTGAGCAAACTGAGATGCACTATCCCTTTTCTATAAACACTGAGTTAATGTCAAGAAACCAACTCTAGTAAAGTGGGGTTTACTGTTACCCTTTCCTGTGTGTTTTATCTAATTACTTTGGTTGTTAATATGGTAATAATTAAAAGTcaaggtaaattttaaatattaagatttcTGATTTATGGAGCTTGAATTATGCCACCATGCTTATGTAAAATGAAAGTGGCACCATGGTGAGAATGAGAAAAGTTGCTCAGCTCTAACAgttttgatttattctttcttGCGACCTCCTTCCCTTATTGTCTTGAACCATAGCAAAAGGATACTGCATCTCTTATTATTGTAGTGCTGAGGTTATTGAAGTTATATAAAACACATCTCAGTCTGTTTCTTTGAAAGGAAAGTCCTGCTGGCTGACAAGTCTAAGCAGGGAGAATTAAGATAAACGTATTCATGTTTTGCACACAAACGCAGAATTTGTATAACCGTATGACTTCATAGTTGTGATCTCAAAGAGGGAatttctcctttatctttcttGCAGTTAATGTAAGAACACTCTGAATCTCTAAGCTTCTGAAGTGTTAGAGGTGTTAGAGGTATAGATGGTTTAGTAAAGATGTAGTTTGTAATGTTTTATCCATTtagcatgtgtttatttttccttatgtaCTCAGAGGTGACTTGTTCAGCTCAGTGATATTACAGCTAAGTATCATTCATTAGCAAAAGGAGAAGCAATCTCAATCTAAcatcagaaatgtttatttaatattgaGTTGAATATTTGACTCTAACACTTTTCTACATACAAAACACAAGTATCTTGAGGGTTCTTCATAATTGCATTGTAGAGGAATTCAGTATGTCATAAATACTTAAAGATTTGACACTAGACTGTAGTATCCATATGTTGGTTAATTTTATGAGCCCCATGATGGAAAGACTTAAAGATGAAtttgagaaaaactgaaaattagatTATCAGGTTCTGTTAAATTGTTACATGTATCTTGCTTAAgtttttgttcattaatttatatCCACTCAATTACATAAAGCAAATTTGGAGGAAACACCTGAAGTTGTGCAATATTTTCATAGATATTACTTTTTTTATCCTTGTGTTTTCTACTTATACATGtctgactttccttttttctagatTGTTAAAATTGGtaagtgaacttttaaaaactaatgttgCTGTTAGTCTTTATTGCAAGGCTTCTTTCACAGAAGTTTGGCAGTAATAGTGAAGGAACTAGAattgagctgaaaaaaaaatttaaggtactttgtattctttaattttaatttccatacaCCATGTTAAGAACTATCAATTTTGGCTTTTACTAAGTTAAATAAAGTTATAATACAGTTGTAAAGGGCTACAGTTAGAGTTGTTTATGTAAGAATATTCCCCAAATTATCTAATCCTTTCTTTTAAAGGGTGTATAAAGTTAATCTCTAAGATTATAAACTTGGGAAGTATTTTTTATGTGGCATTTAATACCATCTAATCATAGATTTAGAAGCTTGATAGCTTCAGATTTTCTGAAGCCAAATAATAGGTGCAACATTTCGATTTAGGCATCCAAGGTTGGCTATAGGATTTGAAATGTCTGAAAAGCCTGaccaggaaaaagtaaaagaaatcttaAGTGTAAACCTAGCAGTTAGTTGAAATACTTCGGTTCACAAAAACCTTTTCAATTCTGAGTGTTCTTTATAGAGAATGTCTTAAACCAGGAAAAGATTCCTCCTGTTGGTGTCCCCTACAATAAGCCCGTATGATTTTACAGAGTACGGTGAGCATTGGGCTAACCTTTGCACACAAAGCCTGGTCATAAGGAAGCACATATTTTACAAAGGAATAATAGTCAAAAGCAGACCTGCCTAGATTTCTGAGACTGAAATGGTAAGCAGTGAAGAAGGTAAGTTTCTTTGGCATGATTCAGAAATGTAAGCAGTTTGGTGGTTACCTCCACTCAAAGGCATCGCCTAGCATTGTCTCAGAGCCAGCCGATTGCACTGCTGCCACTGTAGTAGCCTCAGCTAATTTCAGAAgcctttaattttgaaattagtgAACAATGAGAAGTAGTATCTCAAGTACTTTTAAATTTACTCACTGATTGTAAAGATCATGTGGTCTTTTCCTGGGTGGATGAAAGAGAAGCTAGTTTATAATCCATCCTGTACCCTCTCCGCAGCTCCCCTGCTCTAATGCTACACTGCGCTATGCATCCCTAAGATACAAGCCTTTCAGTGTAGCTCCATCATGGGAAGTATGGGCAGAAGAGCCGTCAGCATCCTGAGCTGGCTTTTCCTGACTGtgttttttattaattctttgagAACTTAGCTGAATTCCTTCTAATTTCTTCCCTCCTAGTCTCCATTCCTAAATATTTGGCCATTGAGGTCTCGTTTGCATCAGTTTCATGCCTCTTCTATTCATGAAGGCTGTGCTGTGTTCCTGCTCTCTTCAGGAATGATCTAATTATAGGCTAGCCTACCTGTTAAGATGGGATCTGCCcattcatctctttatttttttttaaagatttatttttatttatttatttatttatgatagagagagagagagaggcagagacataggcagagggagaagcaggctccatgccgggagcccgacgcgggactcgatcccgggactccaggatcgcgccctgggccaaaggcaggcgcgaaaccactgagccacccagggatcccccattcatCTTTAAAGACGTTGTTTTCCTTAAAGATATACACAAAACATCTTTAGGTGCTCattaataaatgcttgttattGAATATAATTACTGATTGACCTATTATTAGATGAGGTTTTCCTGAGAGCCATTACAAGTGGTCTCTGAAagaattttctcagttttgtgGATGAAAACATGTATTTGCCTATGGCTAGGCAGTGATTTAATACAATCCAGATTTATGGCTTTCGTGTGTGGTAATTCAAATTAAACAAAGATTTAATAGAGTAACGGTAAACGTTTGATTGTATAatataaacatcttaaaaaaaatatataaacatcttaaaaatagtaCTTTTTCTAAGTGGTTTGAAAGATATATGAAGTTAATTCTATGTATTTAGGGAAAGTTAAAACCAACTTAAATTGGCTATTAATTAGCTCTgcacataaagtattttttactagagagaaatacctttttttcttctcagaaaagAGCTAAATTACAACACATTAAGGTTATGTTAAAATGACAGACATTCATTAATAAATGGATGAGGCACATGTATTTTGgcaatgttaatttttaaatatactttgtaatttgttttctgaGAGCCTGTGGATCTAAAAACATCCCACACAAAAAAGATTAGCCCAGTTAATTCTACCcagtttataaatttataattttataaattacatagtggtagtttaaaaaataacagcatgACTGGGTGCTCCTTGATTCAGAGGTTGATTGTCCAGGTATGAgtattgcttttctattttggCTATTTCCTTGCTCTTTGGCTTGGAAACAGAATCCATGAGTCCCTTTACAACCCATTTTCTAATCCATAAAATTTTGTTAGGGGCTTCAGCAAAACTGTACAAAAGGGATTTGGATTTATCTCTGTTTTAATTGTCCACATTGTTCTTGTCCATGTTAGCACTCTGTGCAATAGTGTTTGGTCAGAGCAACAGCTGGATCCACCTGTTTAATGTTGTTGATCAACTAAAACCATTTACTGTTTTCATAAAGTTTTTAAGACAACTTCAGGAGAGAGaactttcttttacattttttttcttgagaaaaattaCTTTCCACTGGAAGACTGTCTTCTTTAAATGCCTCcacagaaagttttttttctctctgcatatGAATGAAGCAGCATTATCAAGGTATAGACTCGAAGCATCTAAAACTGATCCTGATCAAAGGAGGAGCAGCATCAGTGCTTGTCGACTCCGGATTTCTTGGCCCTGAGAAAAGTTGAAACAAGGTAGCTGAGAGATTACCTCCAGAGTCTGGTCCTAGTGGTGAACCCTGTGAGATTCGGTTGCTTTGCAAAAAGTAATGAGCCCAGCTTCCTGGGGAAGGCCTCCGAATGGTTCCCCTCGCCATTTAGGATCCAAAGGCAAGTCTTGGACAACGTGTGAATCGGGAAGCCAGGATCATGCTTTCAGACCGAGATTGGCCTCCAGCATGGTCCATTCTGGAGGTGTGGAAATAGGTCACGTCTGCCAGTTCCAGAGCCATGCCACAGGATTTCTGCTGTGTGAGCTATTAGCCAGCACCTTTCCCATCCGCAGTAGTGGCCCAGAGGTCAGTATAAGTCAGATTCAACTTTAAGTTGATAATTTTACCAGCAGTTCAGCAAAGTGTGGCTTTAGAATTCAGGTGCCCAGCTTTAAATCTCTGCTGCATgatagctgtgtgatcttaggcaagttctTTACCCTTTGTCTCCATTTCTCATGTGTGTTAGTCCCTACTTCATAGAGTGGTTACGAGAATGACATGTAAAGTGCTTACACTAGCAACAGGTAAATAGCGAGCACTTAATATTagccattatttttcaaaacaccCAGAGCATATGGAGTCTGGTGTTCTGAACAATTTGCTAAAgatatgaggaaaaataaaacccaatccAGTCATTAGTGAGGTGTTACCTGTGATGTGTCTGATTAAACTCGAATGTCAGCTTGTAGAAGTCCATAGCAACCTTTAGTAACTGTCCTCCCAAGGGAACGGCTCTTCTATTCTGTCACTTTATAGAGTAAAAGCAATTCATTCATTGCTCATTTGGAAATGGATCTTTCAAGCTGCCAAATGGGGTTCCTTGTTTGTGGACTTAACCTGTTCAGCAGTGATGAACTTTGTACTAGATTTCAAGAGCTGTGCTAACCTAAGCAAAAAAGCATTTTCCAACCTTGGAAAGCTACATCTGAGGTATGTGTGTATGAGAAGTTCCCATTTTTGCTTGGTTTTCAGAATCCAAGCACCTCTCATTTATTAGTGAATTAGTATGATGGTGCTAACTTAAGGAAACAGTTGTTAGGCTTTCAAtttgaagcaaagaaaaagactGTCTTGTCCTCAGCATCTTAGAATAAACAAACTTGGGAGTAACTCCAGagaaaagtctgatttttttttttccttcatgattcTAGCACTCAGCCGGCTGAGGCTTTCTGAAAACCTCCTGGTGCCATTCAGTTGCTGGAACTCCTCCACCTGGGTCTCAGCCAAGTCTTGTGTTGGCATTGGCCTTTTAGGGTCCCGGCTTTGCTGTCAGGTTATGACTTTCTGCCACGAATGACGAAAGCTGTCTGGGAAGCACTCCCATTCTGACTTGAGATAAGGAGTTGGGAATCCTGCCAACACACGGGAAAGCTGATAGGGGCCAGCACAGTGCTGGAAGCCACCCTACCAGTCCGAGGCCCGTGCCCATGAGAGGCGGAGGTAGACTTTCCATGGCCAGGGCCTGTGTAGATCGTGTTATGTAGTCACTGCTTCCGAACAGCAGAGCTCCTCCGTGTATCAGGATTTAGCCTTTCCCCAAATGAAGATGTTGGCTCTCCCATGCTGGGCTACTGTCGAGGCCCACGAGAAAGCCTGCCGTTTCCCGCAGAGTTGCTTAGGGATACCAGGCTTTGGCAACAGGTAGGGAGGTACATAGCCTTACCTCATTTTGGATGTGAAAATCCAGAAACATATGGGACCAGAGTCACACTCAGAACCATTGACAGCAGGAAAGAGCCTTAATCTAGTGCAAATTATTAATCTTTTGAGAGTCCatgacttttccaaggtcactCTGAAAATTAGTAACAAAGTGGGGACTCGAATTCAGGTCTCCTTACTTCGAGGCCAGAATTCTCCACCTGGAAGCTAGCTGCCTCTCCCAGGTACATGTGCTAGAAAGCTCTGCACTATTAGAGACGTAACAACTAGAAGTGGCTCAAAGGAGACAGAAGCAGCCCAGGACAGAATATTCACTTTC
This region of Vulpes lagopus strain Blue_001 chromosome 23, ASM1834538v1, whole genome shotgun sequence genomic DNA includes:
- the RNF11 gene encoding RING finger protein 11; this translates as MGNCLKSPTSDDISLLHESQSDRASFGEGTEPDQEPPPPYQEQVPVPVYHPTPSQTRLATQLTEEEQIRIAQRIGLIQHLPKGVYDPGRDGSEKKIRECVICMMDFVYGDPIRFLPCMHIYHLDCIDDWLMRSFTCPSCMEPVDAALLSSYETN